In the Brassica napus cultivar Da-Ae chromosome A7, Da-Ae, whole genome shotgun sequence genome, one interval contains:
- the LOC125576450 gene encoding LOB domain-containing protein 4-like, whose translation MKESSRKQGAASPCAACKLLRRRCAQDCVFSPYFPADEPQKFANVHRVFGASNVNKMLQELPIHQRGDAVSSMVYEANARVRDPVYGCVGAISSLQQQIDVLQGQLALAQAEVVHLRVRHSTNFPGNGLCPDSPSSSGSPSSKQVSPQDNKGIFSHMDMVDEASLGESMWSC comes from the exons ATGAAAGAAAGTAGCCGAAAGCAAGGAGCGGCGTCGCCATGCGCGGCCTGCAAGCTTTTACGGCGGCGGTGCGCTCAAGATTGCGTTTTTTCGCCGTATTTTCCGGCGGATGAGCCTCAGAAATTTGCTAATGTTCATAGAGTATTCGGAGCTAGCAACGTCAACAAGATGCTCCAG GAGTTACCGATCCATCAGCGGGGAGACGCAGTGAGCAGCATGGTCTACGAGGCTAATGCAAGAGTGCGGGATCCTGTCTATGGTTGCGTAGGTGCGATTTCCTCCCTGCAGCAACAAATTGATGTGTTGCAAGGCCAACTAGCTCTGGCTCAAGCTGAAGTGGTGCACCTCCGTGTGCGCCATTCAACTAATTTTCCGGGAAATGGACTGTGCCCGGATAGCCCGAGCAGCAGTGGCTCACCGTCCTCGAAGCAAGTGAGTCCACAGGACAACAAGGGCATATTTAGCCATATGGACATGGTGGATGAAGCCAGTTTGGGAGAGTCTATGTGGTCTTGCTAG